The stretch of DNA CTAATATAGTTACATCTAGGTTGTTATTCCTAAAATAACCAGTATTGGCATGCAATATGTTTTTCATTTCACTTTTTTGAAAGAAGCTGAGTTTAATAGCTGGTCTGCTACATTGTACCTTATCAGTCATCACGAAGTTAATTGCTTAGTTTTCCCCCCTTCTTTGTTTTTCAAATGGGCGAGTATAATTTTGTGCATGTTTCTTTGAGTGCAGTTCAAGATCTTTTCATTGAGGTACAAGCATTCTGTATTGAATTTTCACGGATAAGGGAAGCAGCTGGTTTATTCCGGCTACTCAAATCTTTGGAGTGAAGGAATTGTATGTCATTACTTACCTTCTCTGTACAATACTGCATCCTTTTTCCTAATTCTGTACATCTTCATTGTCATGGTTGATTCAATGCCTCAAGGTCGTTGGATGTGATCATGTTCTGTACTGAAATTTTCCATGAAACCTTTTTGGGACTTTATGGACTGTGATAGTTTGATGCGATACAATTGTTCTGATTGTTTAAAATTCCTATTGTCAGATAGACTGGTGGTATCGACATCGAAGGTTTGAACTTTTCTTGTTCTGGATAGTTCTATGGCCACTCTGGGTGTTCAAGATCACCTGGTACATTATGTGCATCATTTTCTTGTGGAATCCGTGGCACCCTTACTAATTACAGTGCATACCCTTGAAAGAGTGGTTAAAGAGTATGTCAAGAGCAGAGTCAGTCTGTCGGATAACATGTGGTATCAATTGTTGGCACAAGTTTAGATCAGTCTGTACTTCGTAGGCTCATTTGTACGGCAATGAATAATACTTGCATGCTTTGTTCAAATCTTCTGTAATTTCAGTGTAACCAAAACAATCCGCAATCTGTTTCTTGTAGTCTGTTGGTGCGTTTGCTTGGTGCGCGATGGTTGGATATATTTTTTCAGAATTGGTCTTCCATTCTGTGTATATTACATGACTACACGAGGCATGTCAGCCTTTCACATCAAACCTGGTTGTGTGTCGCTGGGCAAGTGTTACTTTAGTCAGTTTAAAGCTGTATACTGGGGATCTGGGATGCTACATATATAATTATAGTAATTTCTCCAGAAACACAGTTGGAATAGCAGCCTTGGAAATTGGAAGAGCAAAAAGGCAGGCGGGCTCCTACAGAAAAAGTATCAAGAAATTCTGTGTGTTTAAGAAACGAAACCAGGTGACATGCTTTCCCAGTTTCACTTCAAGATGCAATGTCGGTGAATGACAAGCGGATGGATTCATATTTTGCCCCGTATTTGATAAGCTCGTTTGGTTGTACACTAGTACTTGTGAGATGACAAATGATCTGCTTTTAGACGCCGAACCGTATAATTGAATTGAACGGAGATGCTTTGTGCCTTTGCAGCAGGTATAGCCAACCACAACTACCGCAGGGCATGTGATGAGGAAGCACTGTATCAGCTGCCTACCGCTTCTGTTGCTTCTGGATCATATCCTGTCTATAATTGCTAAAATGATGCTTATTTCAATTACAATTATACTCTTTAAAAAACAAACCATACAAGTTCTTTAGACAAATGTGTTGTGTATGATATGGCATCAACTACTGTCCTCCACAGGAACCTATGACCCTTAGCTTTATCTTTTTATTTAACCGGAGCCTATCCATGATAGTAAGTAAACAAATCTCAGAACAGTCTATATTGAGTAAACATTTTACTTCCACGCAAGACAGTTGGACAAGCTCTCCAATTAGCCTCTCGATTCCAAGGCCGGCATTAAGCGTTGACCGCGGTTTTGTCTGGCTGAAGGTGACGTGGAGACTGTTCAGCGAAGAGTGAATCCGGTGAGAGGCCGCCACCGTTGACGTACGTAGGCGACCTCCCGCTCGACTGCCTCGCTCCATCGCGCCATGGTGCTCCATCCTTGAGCTCTGATGTGGCCTTTGCCTCTATAGATTGCGGTGGtgtcgccggccatgctccagcATGGATCGCTGCATGGCGGCTGGAGTACATAGGTGAGGAAGAGACGTCGTCTTCCAGGAACAATCGGGAGGAGCCCAGACCCAGGCACACAGCACTATTAATAACAAAGCTCTGCAAAACGCAGACAACTCGGATCACACGATCACGATCACGAGAAGGCGCGCTCAGTCTCAGAGAATTCCTCGAAAGAGGAACGGTGAAGCAGCATCAAGAACTAGGATTTACCAAATAACTTGCTCCAGTTCCCCGTATATAATAACAGTCAACAAACAAAAAGGTTAATCGCCGGCTCGTACTCTCGATCGATCCACAACACGTCGTATAGCTATTAGCCAGCTGAATCATAGGGCGGATACACAAATACCAATCGCTAAGAATCTCATCGCACGCGCCCATCACGACGAGGCCGCCGCCGTGAAGTCGTCGTAGCCGCGGCAGCGCGGGCTCTCGGCGAAGTCCCCGAGCGGGAAGGAGGTGGCGACGGGCCCGATGTAGAAGCTGAGCTTGTCCCCGGCGCGGTCCACCTCGCCGACGCCGAGCCAGAGGAAGACCACCTTGACGCTGATCCCCTGCAGCGCCGTGAGCTTCCCGGCGGCCACCGAGCCGGAGACGCGCGCCTCGTAGCGGACCAGCCACCGCCTCGCCAGCAGGAACTCGCAGGGCCGCGGGAAGTACACCTCGAAGGCGCCGTCGGGCCGGAGCACGTACCCCTGGACGCCCGCCGGCAGGATGCCCCGCGGGAAGTTGTACCGCTCCAGCATCTCGTACGCCGACGGCGTCGTcccgttgccgccgccgccgccggacacCGCCCTGGCGGCCACGGCCGTCGCCGcgaggaggagcagcagcagcaggagggggTAGGTGGTGGTGGCCATGGAGGAGCAGCTCTCGCTGCAGGGTCGACTCGAATGGCTCCTCCTTGAATTCCTAGCTGGCTGCTCTGCTTACTTGTCCTCGGAAGGCCTGTGCTTTTGTAGCTTGCTATTGGACGGATCGACGCGCGTATTCTTGTAACCTCAACTTGTTGGTTCGGGTCGTGAGCAATTGGCGTTTATAAGCTGGGCATAGTTTGACTAAGCAAGCATAAAAGAAATGCTTCTGCTAACGAATGCTTATTGATAATAAATTGGTTGATATAATTGAACAATTCCTTTCATCATTGAAGAAGTTGTACTTGTCACATACAGAGGTTGTGTCCATGTTAGCAGTTGGGGACTGTGGAGTCTCCATCTCGTTTTAGCTTTACAGCCTAATGCACGCCATcttatttttttttttgtttttgtttttctGATTGGACTATATGTGCTCATAGGCAATGGCCGGCATTGGGCAACAAAGCATAAAACAATGGTATTTTAATAAAATGAGCACGGTGTGGTGTATTTAGATCCATCTAGGACAGCCAGTGACAGATATTTTTGCCATCAGTGTCAACGCAACCAGCACGGTGTATTTGTTTACGATGCGCTTGTGTGTCCTTTTGATGGCAAAGCACATGGACGAGCACATACTGTTGATGCCCAACTAATAGAACAGTGTGATTTTTGCTGCAGTTCTTTTTATGCCATCGGTGAAGGATCGAGTGGGTCAGAGGCATGACTGTGCGATGCGTATGGAATATGGATGGGTGTAGTTCAAGAAAAGGAAGGGAAAGGATGGAACATTTGGGACAGGGACGTCTAGTTTCTTTCTTTAGGCAGAAAGAGGGGCACAACAAAGAAACAACGTCGATGGACGACACCCATCATATCAGCACTGAACTGGCTACTCTTATACAAATTTTTAGAATAAAGATTAAAGAGTAATTTGGATAAGCAGCGAACTGCTGATGGTGTCAGGATCAGAATAATCACGCCGACTAATCAAACTCAAAAGGCCGGGGACGTCGACGCGCGAGGGGGCAGCGGATGTGGAATGGCACGGAGGCAGGAGACCTTCCAAGTACCGGCAGAGGAAGAtcctctctctgttttctcccccctccctctctctttggCCGAGTCTGATTGGGCAATAATTGCCTGACAGGCAGGCCCGGATGAGCAGAGGATTAGCTGCTGCTGCATCGCAGCACCGCCAGCACGGCTGCGTGCGGCGTGCTCCCAAGTAGCCCTCCGCGTGGTGCCGCATGACAAGACAGCGGCGATGCTGATGCTGATGCTGATCAGACCATGTTCTCTTCGTGAAGCGACATGGCACGTGTGTTTGGAGCTTCCGTGTACTTTGGCTGCCTGTCTAATCTAGTTCTCATAATCCTCGGTTGAGGGTGACATGACACTAAGGGCGTGTTCGTTTCACCCCTCTAAAATCCGAAACATCTAAACTTGAGATCCGGCACCGAACATCCCTATAATTCGGCCTCTAATAAAACTGCGATTCTTTAGAGGGGAGAGCATTCTAAAGATTTTAGAGGGCTCTAATAgcaaacgaacacaccctaagcaTGAGGAATCCAAAGCCTTTGCTACTTTAAGTGCtggagtttttttttcttttccttttcttttggcGAGGACTAAGTGCTGGAGTTGGCACTAGCATTTACCCAAAAAGGGCTAGCTAGCAGAGGGGCATCAGATACCTTGGTAGGACCTCCGGATAAAAATGATTCGAGGTTGTTAACTTTCTCTAGTCTCGAATGCTCAACGTTGATGATCAGTGAAAACAAGATTAAGTGATTAACAACAAAAGCCTAACACGCAATTCGAACAAGAGTAgctagtttttttttcctttttaatTGACACGGACGGCTCAAAATCTTCACTTCATGGGCCGAATTGCTCCGTTAGGCATGGTACTGTATGGCCCACAGGCCTGATGTCGTGTCGCCCAAGGCCTCAAACCTGAACAAATGCGTTCTTGTCCTCTTTGCCGCTTCctccctgccccgccgcctcccCAATTTCCGCCGGCCGCCCTCGTCGCCCCCGTTCGGCTCCTCCgtccgccccgccccgcgcccccccccccccccccccccccccgcgtctGCCCACATTATCCTCGCCTCCACCAACCCAAATTCGGTCGATTTCAGTGCTCCAGAAGCCGACTGCTCGTCTAGCGGGTCTCCTCTACGCTCCGGTCAGCTCGCCTACTCACCCGCAGCATATTAGCTCTTCCTTCTCCGCTACCTTTTGTTTTGGTAGCAGGGGTTAGGGTGTTCGACGAATTGCCTCTGAGACCGGCTGTGTTGGTTTCTGTCCCGCTGCGTCCAGGACGATGGTGGGGCTCTCGGAAGGGGAGAAGCACTTCATCCGCGGCGGCATCGCGCAGGACATTCGCACCGACGGCCGCAGGCGGCTGCAGTTCCGGGCACTCTCCGTCGAGACCGGAGTCATCCCACAGGTAGGTTTTCAGGGTTTCTGCTTGTTTAGTTGCGCTCGCGTGCCTTTTCTCTTTATTTGTTTGGGGATGCTATGTGGATTCATGTTATTTCGGATTGGTGCCTGCTGTAGGCGAATGGTTCAGCGCGTGTCAGATTGGGTGCCACGGAAATCATCGCTAGTGTCAAGGTACGACTTCTCACACTTTGCTGCCCAAAAAAGGCTAGGCAAATTCTTGCATGATAAGTTCAATCCTCTGTCAGGAATCTTGTACTGGTCTCTGCTTCAAAATTCCTAACAAGCAACTCTTATCTTCGCAAGGCGTTGAGGTTATAAATCATTGATTAATTTAGCATAAGATGCCTTTGCTGTTGTAATGTAAAGTTATGAAGCCTTATATCACATTGCTATTTCTATTGGGACGTTCAAAGTGAGGGTTAATGTTAAGCTAGTGTTGGTGCCTGTCTGTTGATATCGTCAGTAAATATTCCTCCAAATAAGAAAACAAACTTGTTAGCCTAGCATGTTGTACCTCTTCCGCGCTGTCAGCTTATTTGGCTTCTTTGTTTTTGATGGATCCAATCTGCAGGCTGAATTGGGGAAACCAAGCATTCTTCACCCTGACAAAGGAAAAGTTTCTATTTTTGTTGACTGTAGTCCAACTGCTGAGCCTACATTTGAGGTTGGTGATTTGTTGTGATTGGATCAAATTGAAAACAACCAACTGTTTAATACATTTTTTTCAGGTGTATAATGTATCGCAATGCGATTATGGAGTCTATTTCAAAAATTTTAGATCTTTTTTAATAGAACTGTATACAGCTTTACTGCTCAAGTTTTATGATTGAATGCTAATGCTGTGACTTTGAGTATGAAGAAACGACAAACTTGCTGACTAGGAAAGTAATAAAGAGGCCACTAGAATGAATTTAAGAAGCACATCTCAAATTGTTTTTCTGACAATAATATAAAACTATTTGATATTTTGTTACTAGTAACCTTTAGGGTGCTTTTATAGATAAGTTCCTTTTCAGGATGTGTACATTTGATTCCAGTTAGTAGGAAAACACAAAAGAGTCATTTGATCTGTACATCGGTTAGCAAGTCCCTGGTAAAAAACACTGCTAGGAAGGAATTTATAATTTCCATTATTGAAACTCTGCACTTAATATTACTTTTGTTCCTTTTCAGACttggttttgtttgaaatctCTACAGTTTTACTTTTGTATGCTCATCTTATTTGCACTATTTGGATTTTTCTAGGGTAGAGGTTCAGAAGAATTGTCTACTGAGCTGTCTGTTGCTCTGCAAAGATGCCTGCTAGGTGGTAAAAGTGGTGCAGGTAACAAAAAAATTTATTGTGCTCCCTGTGCTGACATAGCTTTTTACATGGTCTTAGTGTACACTCATCTCTTTTAGTTTGATTCTCCAAATATATTAATTGTTTCTACTCTATTATCAGTTATAACTACTGTTCACAATTGGAAGTACAGCTAATTATATCTACCTTCATTGGGTTAAACTTTTGCTAGCCATTGCGTTATACTTAGTAATTTGGATGCATGGTACCAGTTTTAAGAAAGTTTATTAGACAAACAAGCTAGAACAGTATCACACGTCATCCCAATTTCACAATCAATTGCCAGTTTCATACCTATTTTTTTCCAGGTGTAGTACTTAATGTTATAATAAGTGTTGTGATTTGAGTATGCTGTAGTTACTGACCTACATAGCTGTGAATGTTCTTAGAATTTCCAGGTTATTGGGGAGGTTTTATTTAGCGATTAGTATGCTAACCAATTGCTGttctgtttccttgatcatattgTTTATTATAGTCGAGAAATCTTTAACGAGAGATTGATTCTCATTTTGTTATCTGCATGTCTGCTTGTATACAGTTTCTTTTCAATTCAAACTCATACCAACAATATTCTGTTATCATTTAACTGACTACAATGCATCAAATCATATTTCAGGCGCTGCAATTGATCTGTCATCCCTAATTGTTGTTGAGGGAAAGGTATGCTGGGATCTGTACGTTGATGGACTTGTTGTCAGTTCCGATGGTAATCTACTAGATGCGTTAGCTGCTGCAATAAAGGTGAGTGTTGATTTGTATCGGTTATTGCTTGCAGTTGTGATTGTCATCTTTTTCACAACTTTTCCAGTGGAGCCCAGCTAATGTGTTGGTGGAAAAGTATTATTAATTTTCTCATAGACAATTGTCGTAGCATCAGATATGGAAAGGCTTAGAATGTTTAATAAAGGAACTAATGCCACAATATTCTTTAGACTCTCTTTCTATCATTAAATAAAGGTCCTTCCATATTACACATTAGTTACTCTAACATGATAAAAGATATGTTATTCATAGCTTCGAATAATTTCATCCACAACTGACAAACTTAATAGAGTCTCAAATGAAGGAAAGATGATTTACACAAGCTGATGTTAAATTGTCGTTGAGGACCAAGCTATAGCAATTTTTCAAATGTCATCTGTTGTTTTAGTTCTGGATAGAAGTAGGAAAATATGAACACCTGCTAGTTAAATAAGATTACTGACAGGCTTTTTGACCAGTGAATCAGGTCAAATGTGCATAATGTGAAGGACAACTTTTGAACAGCTAGTCAGAGAGCATAGTGAATGCTTTGCTGCTGTTTAAGCTAATATTTTCCTTCACAGGAAATCAGCCTGTATCCTGCATGCACCATGTCAGTTTCTTGCATTTCTGTTTCGATTTGGGTATAACTCCATCTTAAGCTCTCAGCTATCAAAAAGTACAACTTTCTGCCTCAACTCTGACAAATGATCTCCTGACTAGATTGCAGGGTTATTTGTTGCTGACATGGATCAATTCATGACTAAGCTTAGGCAACTGCATAATAAAACATACAGTATCTAGGTTACTAACTACCATCTTTTTGTGCTCTCTAGATGCTTACGTAGGTTCTCTGATCTCTTCTGGCTCTGACAATTAGGAGCCCAAATTCTGGTTGTTGTTAAGGGTGAAAATTAGATTTTCCAGGAGAGTTGATGGGCGTATTAATCTTTCCTTAGATGCAACTACTTTCTCTATGTTCTTTTTTTTGTTGTACTTCCTTTTGGTGAGAAGattccttcttctttttttaatCTATGCTAGCTTAACAACACCCTTGGTTTGTTTTATCTAGAATGATTGCATTACTACTACCAAAAAATTACGGATAGTATTTTTCTGGGTCAATGCCACTTTTATGTTTAAGAGACCAGTCAAGTGATATGACATTCTTTAGCATATTCTTAGATGACACTATTTGAAATAAAATGTTTTTTTTCTGGATGTAAAACGCGAAGCACAATTGCAACAAAAAACCAAGCATAAATTGTAGTTAATTTGCAATGCTTGGATGAACCAACGTGATTCTGGCACCTGTTGACCAAATTTGAGTTGTTTCTGTTCTTAGCAGTTTCTGGTACTCTTACATTGCTGTCATATTTCCTTGTTATGCTTTGTTATACTGCTTGATAGCCACCACATTAGTTGACAGTTTTGACACAATAAAGACAATACAATTGGTGCATTTATAGATGCTAACGTTCTGTGTACCTGCAGGTTGCTTTGAGTGATACAGGTATACCAAAAGTTAATGTTTCTCTTAGTGCGGCATCTGATGAGGAACCTGAGGTTGATGTAAGCGATGAGGAATTTCTGCAGTTCGACACCTCCAGTGTGCCTGTTATCATTACATTAACCAAGGTAATGTGTTTTTTGTGTAACACTTTATTATTTGGTATTGAGTAGACATATGCTTTATTCATTATTGCAAGAGGATCATGTTAAATTTTTTAGAAATGGTCTAACTGTGCAGTATAGTAACTGCTTAGGAAGGATGGGTTTGAAAATTGCATGTGCATTCAGGTCTTGAGATGCCGGGTATGATTTAAACTGTTGAGTAGCTTCAATTCTATGATCAGCTCTCATATCAAACATGGATAGCTCATACGAATTACTGTCCCAGATGAATGCCCCTGCATTGCCACGTGAAAAATGACACTACCCAGAATATTGAGCCCTACCAACAATTGTCACTACCCAGCAAGCCAACCACAAGCAACAATTGCCTTTTGTTTTTTCCTGCATTACCTATGTTTTACGTATGAATCTGTGCCCTTGGTTTCTTATGGCAGGTGGGTCGGCACTACATTGTTGACGCTACCTCAGAGGAAGAGTCCCAGATGAGTTCTGCAGTGTCGGTATCAGTCAATAGGAATGGCCAAGTATGCGGGCTAACAAAGAGGGGTGGTGCAGGGCTGGACCCAAGCGTCATCTTCGATATGATATCAGTGGCCAAGCATGTGAGCCAGCAGTTTATAGCTCACTTGGACTCAAAGATATCTGCTGCTGAAGCTGAAGCAGCTGCTGAGTGagaaggagggggggggggggggggggggggggggggggggggggggagggataGCGGGGAAGAGGTTCATGTACACGTGCTTAATCTTAGTGACCTGCTGCCCTCACAAAAAAAGGCGAAAAAAGAAAAATCTTAGGCGCTTGCTTAGAAGAGAAGGATTATTGTAGGAATGTTTAGGATTTGGTTCAAGTTTATGCCAGTAAATCCCAAGGATTTGGATCCAAGAGTTCCTTTCCAAACAGTAGCGTGTTGCCTGGGCTTAGAAGAAACATCAGCTGACATGCAAAGTTTTGCTGACGTGGAGAGATGTCTCTCATATATGCATAATGTTGCTCCTACTGTGTTGCTGCCCCAGTTTTCCTCTAGGGTTATGTGGCAAAAAAAAATGGAGCTTGCTATGGATATATGAAGGCATATGGGATTTGGGACTGCTCAGCTTTACGAATTCCAGCTCAGCTCCTGAATCTTCGTGCCAAACACATCCAGCTTCGCGAACTCCTGTTTTGGAAAAAATATGGATCCAGGAGCTAGCTCCATAAGTTAAATAATTTTGTAGGCTTAAGGGTGTTCTAAAAACTCTATTTTTATACCTCCTCATAAAGTTATGAATAATTATCCTCTTGTTAAAAACGTTTCGTGAAAAAAGAAAGGCTGACGTGCCCCCGCGGCCCTTCGACCTTTCTTCCCAGTGCGCTTCCGCTTCCTGTTCCTTGCTGAATCTTGCATctagggcgccgccgccgccccttgccGGTGCCCCGCCGGCTGGAGTTCGCCGGCAAAATGAGTCGCCGGCCGTTTCTTCCTCCCGCTTCCGCGATCAGGCGCTAGGGCACGAGGCCATGGTCGACGCCCAGTGATCACCGCGACCGATCAGGGTCAGGAGGAAATCTTCTTTTCCTACTCTGGTTCCGTTGCTCGGCTCGTCGCCGCTGACGTATAGCCTGCCCCTCTGCGCGGCGAGGGTACTGTACAAGTGTACAACTGCATTCTTCTCTGTCTTCTGACAGAGATAGGAGCACAGTCGCAGCAGTGGCGGCTTGTGCCAGTGCCACGACAAGTCGACAACGTCGTCGACGCGGATGTTGACCGGTGGACGGCACGGCACGTCGCGAGTCATCTCACAGCAGCTTCGACGTGTACTCGACCAGGAGGGATGgacgccgccgcagcccgcagCGCGCAGGCTCTCGCCACGCGCTCAGTACTCGCTGGCTCGCTACTCCTGTCATTTAAAAACATTTTTTCGATCTGGTCAGTACCGTTTGGAAGAATGTGTTTTTCATCGTGGGACCTGTTTCGTTttctaccctctaaattttagacccatcgtATCAAAAGAGAATCTTGatatttaaaaatattaaataaaatctatttataaaactttttcacagttgggtgctaattcgcgagacaaatttaatgagcctaattaatccataatttgccacagtgatgctacagtaatcatccgctaattatggactaatatatcttattagattcgtctcgcgaattagcactaggattctgcaattagttttataattagactttatttaatacttctaaatgacaagattctttttgatgtgacccTCTAAACTTTTGGTCCCagaaaacgaacgcacccttgGCACGGGACTTGCCGTGCGCAGATACATGCCTACACTGTATTTTATACTAGTGACGTTGATATTTCATTTATCTCTCCCTTGGAGTCAGGTTCTTCGGTACTGGAGCATAGCATGATAAAAAAAATGAACATCCAAAATGCTATCAAACAACACGTATCCAT from Panicum hallii strain FIL2 chromosome 3, PHallii_v3.1, whole genome shotgun sequence encodes:
- the LOC112884245 gene encoding exosome complex component RRP42; this translates as MVGLSEGEKHFIRGGIAQDIRTDGRRRLQFRALSVETGVIPQANGSARVRLGATEIIASVKAELGKPSILHPDKGKVSIFVDCSPTAEPTFEGRGSEELSTELSVALQRCLLGGKSGAGAAIDLSSLIVVEGKVCWDLYVDGLVVSSDGNLLDALAAAIKVALSDTGIPKVNVSLSAASDEEPEVDVSDEEFLQFDTSSVPVIITLTKVGRHYIVDATSEEESQMSSAVSVSVNRNGQVCGLTKRGGAGLDPSVIFDMISVAKHVSQQFIAHLDSKISAAEAEAAAE
- the LOC112886719 gene encoding uncharacterized protein LOC112886719, translated to MATTTYPLLLLLLLLAATAVAARAVSGGGGGNGTTPSAYEMLERYNFPRGILPAGVQGYVLRPDGAFEVYFPRPCEFLLARRWLVRYEARVSGSVAAGKLTALQGISVKVVFLWLGVGEVDRAGDKLSFYIGPVATSFPLGDFAESPRCRGYDDFTAAASS